The following proteins come from a genomic window of Nostoc sp. TCL26-01:
- a CDS encoding SPFH domain-containing protein, with protein MLENFFLLVFLGLGGSAVAGSVKVINQGNEALVERLGSYNKKLEPGLNFVVPFVDKIVYQGTIREKVLDIPPQKCITRDNVGIEVDAVVYWRIVDMEKAWYKVEDLQSAMVNLVLTQIRSEMGQLELDETFTARAQINELLLRDLDVATDPWGVKVTRVELRDIIPSQAVRESMELQMSAERRRRAAILNSEGEREAAVNSARGKAEAQILDAEARQKSVILQAEAEQKALILKAQAERQQQVLKAQAIAESADIIAQKIDANHTTHQALEVLFALGYLDMGSIIGKSDSSKVMFIDPRTIPATLEGIRSIVGNNQDSTNG; from the coding sequence ATGTTAGAAAACTTTTTTTTACTCGTATTTTTAGGGCTTGGTGGTTCTGCTGTGGCTGGTTCAGTGAAAGTGATTAACCAGGGTAATGAAGCTTTGGTGGAAAGATTGGGTAGCTATAACAAAAAATTAGAACCAGGGCTAAATTTTGTGGTTCCGTTTGTCGATAAAATCGTTTACCAAGGAACCATTCGAGAAAAAGTTTTAGATATTCCTCCCCAAAAATGTATTACTCGTGACAACGTAGGAATTGAAGTTGATGCGGTGGTTTATTGGCGCATTGTTGATATGGAAAAAGCTTGGTATAAAGTCGAAGACCTCCAGTCAGCGATGGTCAATTTAGTCCTGACACAAATTCGCTCAGAAATGGGACAACTGGAGTTAGATGAGACTTTTACAGCCCGCGCTCAAATCAATGAACTTTTGTTACGCGATTTGGATGTAGCTACTGATCCTTGGGGTGTGAAGGTGACGCGGGTGGAATTGCGTGACATTATCCCCTCTCAAGCGGTACGGGAATCGATGGAATTGCAAATGTCCGCAGAAAGACGCAGACGGGCAGCAATTTTAAATTCTGAGGGTGAACGGGAAGCGGCGGTGAATAGTGCTAGAGGTAAGGCGGAGGCGCAAATTTTAGACGCGGAAGCCAGACAGAAATCAGTAATTTTACAGGCGGAAGCTGAACAAAAAGCGCTCATTCTCAAAGCCCAAGCAGAACGTCAGCAGCAGGTTCTTAAAGCTCAGGCGATCGCTGAATCAGCAGACATTATTGCCCAAAAAATTGACGCTAATCATACCACACACCAAGCATTAGAAGTATTATTTGCTTTGGGTTATCTAGATATGGGTTCTATCATCGGTAAGAGCGATAGCAGTAAGGTGATGTTTATCGATCCCCGCACTATTCCTGCTACTTTGGAGGGTATACGCTCGATTGTTGGTAATAATCAAGATTCCACCAACGGTTAA
- a CDS encoding PP2C family serine/threonine-protein phosphatase, whose translation MISTTQIIYCLNPNCDYPINPVGESVCASCQTPLVYRYLWATGSLATEIPLETKVADRYEVIAPQIWLDTQPGIPPAAPEELPPIVIPYLRLYAERSHLPHVYGFVPGGEAGIDDIWLLENVPIDNQGNLYPAITEMWEQATATRQVYWLWQILQLWTPLLKLGVAHNLLRLDNLRVQGWCVRLLELQPTTATEPPNLQDLYYAWQPLLVCAKSSITPELENIIQQMANSQVELATITTQLNTLLLAAAGELPLTIEVAGGTDTGPARTQNEDTYYPNTANEADDSFVSHLAIVCDGIGGHQGGEVASQLAVQSLKLQIRALLAEVAAQPEVVPPNLLQEQLEASLRVANNLINSRNDEQNCQGIARMATTLVMAVQVPQRVFTHSRQQSNNAHELYLANIGDSRAYWITRNYCQQLTVDDDVITREVRLARSLYHQALQRPDANSLTQALGIRDAESLRLVIKRFIIDEDGILLLCSDGLSDNNLVENSWQDYAVPVLTGQMTIAEAVDYLINLANEKNGHDNTSVVLNLCRVSKEYLVPITPPQPLVKLPEPEPVTLDTTLEESTLAESSQALLDLELTPEPNPAPIKKPTRRRKKPLLLLGGFLVLLLGGTGLGLFAWAQLSPQTFTKMCQKLPPGIQQYCPPQQ comes from the coding sequence ATGATTTCTACTACACAGATAATTTATTGCCTAAATCCCAACTGTGATTACCCGATTAATCCTGTGGGAGAAAGTGTTTGCGCTAGTTGCCAAACTCCTTTAGTTTATCGTTATCTCTGGGCCACTGGCTCATTAGCAACCGAAATTCCACTAGAGACAAAAGTAGCAGATAGATATGAGGTAATAGCGCCCCAGATTTGGCTAGATACTCAGCCAGGAATCCCACCAGCAGCACCTGAAGAATTACCACCAATAGTCATCCCTTATCTTCGCCTATATGCAGAGCGATCGCACCTTCCCCATGTTTATGGGTTTGTTCCCGGCGGAGAAGCAGGGATAGATGATATCTGGTTACTAGAAAATGTCCCCATAGATAATCAAGGCAATCTTTACCCAGCCATTACCGAGATGTGGGAACAAGCCACAGCCACCAGACAAGTGTACTGGCTATGGCAAATTCTCCAACTGTGGACACCTTTATTAAAGTTAGGAGTTGCCCACAATCTATTAAGGTTGGACAATTTACGAGTCCAAGGTTGGTGTGTGCGTCTATTAGAACTGCAACCCACAACAGCTACAGAACCACCAAATTTACAAGATTTATATTATGCTTGGCAGCCATTACTTGTATGTGCCAAATCCTCCATCACTCCTGAGTTAGAGAACATCATTCAACAAATGGCTAACTCACAAGTAGAGTTAGCCACAATTACCACTCAACTCAATACCTTATTACTCGCCGCCGCCGGAGAATTACCCCTAACTATCGAAGTCGCTGGGGGAACAGATACAGGCCCCGCACGTACTCAAAATGAGGATACTTACTACCCCAACACTGCTAATGAGGCTGATGACTCATTTGTCTCACATTTGGCGATCGTTTGCGATGGCATTGGCGGACATCAAGGTGGTGAAGTAGCTAGTCAATTAGCAGTCCAATCTCTCAAATTACAAATTCGGGCTTTACTTGCTGAGGTAGCAGCACAGCCGGAGGTTGTACCACCGAATTTGTTGCAAGAACAACTAGAAGCTAGTTTGCGCGTAGCCAATAACCTAATTAATTCCCGCAATGATGAACAAAACTGCCAAGGTATAGCACGCATGGCTACAACACTAGTGATGGCTGTGCAAGTACCGCAACGAGTCTTCACACACTCTAGACAGCAATCAAATAATGCTCACGAGCTTTATTTAGCTAACATTGGTGATAGCCGGGCTTACTGGATAACTCGTAACTATTGTCAACAACTCACCGTAGATGATGATGTCATCACCAGAGAAGTCCGCCTGGCCCGGAGTTTATATCATCAAGCCCTACAAAGACCAGATGCCAATTCCCTAACTCAAGCATTAGGAATACGAGATGCCGAATCTCTCCGCTTAGTAATTAAACGGTTTATCATCGATGAAGATGGGATTTTATTACTTTGTTCTGATGGATTAAGTGATAATAATTTGGTAGAGAATTCTTGGCAAGATTATGCTGTACCTGTGTTAACTGGACAGATGACAATTGCTGAGGCTGTGGATTATTTGATTAATCTAGCTAATGAAAAAAACGGTCATGATAACACTTCAGTCGTACTCAATCTTTGTCGCGTCTCCAAAGAATATTTAGTTCCAATTACTCCACCACAACCATTAGTCAAATTACCAGAACCGGAACCAGTTACGTTAGACACAACTCTAGAAGAGTCAACTTTAGCAGAAAGTTCTCAAGCCCTGCTAGATTTAGAATTAACACCAGAACCTAATCCCGCCCCGATCAAAAAACCAACTCGTCGCCGCAAAAAACCTCTATTATTACTTGGTGGGTTTTTAGTCTTGCTATTAGGTGGTACAGGCTTAGGACTATTTGCTTGGGCGCAACTGAGTCCCCAAACATTTACTAAAATGTGTCAAAAATTGCCTCCAGGAATACAGCAATATTGTCCACCACAACAGTAA
- a CDS encoding NfeD family protein has translation MPTSTFIWLLAGTVLCLTELFLPSAFVAFMMGVSALIVALLSQFGLALWLQVLAWLLLSTLLVLLSRRYLQPRQRKSKIQDAVIGETLTEIPAGQMGRVLYEGNSWRAQCDDDKITIPANQRVYVVRRVGTTLIVMPENMLFSQ, from the coding sequence ATGCCAACGTCTACCTTTATTTGGTTATTAGCAGGAACAGTTCTTTGTTTAACTGAACTATTCTTACCGTCGGCTTTTGTCGCCTTCATGATGGGAGTTAGCGCTTTAATTGTGGCGTTATTATCCCAATTTGGTTTAGCGTTATGGCTACAAGTTCTCGCCTGGTTGTTACTTTCGACTCTCTTAGTTTTACTTTCCCGCCGCTATCTACAACCGCGACAACGTAAGTCCAAAATTCAGGATGCAGTCATAGGAGAAACTTTAACAGAAATTCCCGCCGGGCAAATGGGGCGAGTATTATATGAGGGCAATTCGTGGCGGGCACAATGTGATGATGACAAAATTACCATACCAGCGAATCAACGAGTTTACGTGGTGAGAAGGGTAGGTACAACGTTGATTGTGATGCCAGAAAATATGTTGTTTAGTCAATAG
- a CDS encoding Fur family transcriptional regulator: MRAIRTRSQERIFSLLQTVKQGISAQDIYVELRNRNQNMGLATVYRSLEALKMEGLVQMRTLPNGEALYSLAQQDKHHLTCLQCGASIPIHQCPVHDLEDQLQVTHKFKIFYHTLEFFGLCGQCQT; this comes from the coding sequence ATGAGAGCTATCCGCACCCGCAGTCAAGAGCGTATCTTCAGCCTGTTGCAAACTGTAAAACAAGGGATTTCTGCCCAAGATATTTATGTCGAATTGCGTAACCGCAATCAGAATATGGGTTTAGCAACAGTTTATCGCTCCTTGGAAGCTTTAAAAATGGAAGGTTTGGTGCAAATGCGGACTTTACCTAATGGTGAAGCCCTCTATAGCCTAGCGCAGCAAGACAAACACCACTTGACTTGTTTGCAGTGTGGTGCATCTATTCCCATTCATCAATGTCCAGTCCATGATTTAGAAGACCAATTACAAGTCACCCACAAGTTTAAAATTTTTTACCATACCCTAGAATTTTTCGGTTTGTGCGGACAATGCCAAACGTAG